In a genomic window of Ptiloglossa arizonensis isolate GNS036 chromosome 12, iyPtiAriz1_principal, whole genome shotgun sequence:
- the LOC143153354 gene encoding odorant receptor 10-like, whose translation MIQEKFKMMLGIQLASSTLVVCFNLYQMSNTPITNPKNLEYVTLMACMTTQSFIYCWYGNELKLKSVEIVEAIFHLDWMFLDQRCKNDLLIIMARAMNPFELTCAYIVTMDVDTFVAILKLSYSTYNLLQRTKEA comes from the exons atgatacaagagaaattcaaaatgatGCTCGGTATCCAGCTTGCGTCGAGCACTCTGGTGGTCTGCTTCAACTTGTACCAAATGTCGAACACGCCGATAACGAATCCCAAGAATTTGGAATACGTCACATTAATGGCCTGCATGACGACTCAGTCTTTCATCTACTGCTGGTACGGGAATGAACTGAAGCTGAAG AGCGTCGAGATCGTGGAAGCGATTTTCCATTTAGATTGGATGTTTCTCGATCAGCGCTGCAAGAACGACTTGTTAATCATCATGGCGAGGGCGATGAATCCCTTCGAATTGACTTGCGCGTACATTGTCACGATGGACGTGGACACTTTCGTGGCG ATCCTCAAACTCTCTTATTCGACGTACAATTTACTTCAGAGAACGAAAGAAGCTTAA
- the LOC143153030 gene encoding uncharacterized protein LOC143153030 encodes MIVDLPKWKLPYRAWLPFTYGNESLYFVVYGHQVMALFGLATSNTACDVLVIGLCVHACSQQEIFKHRLEEAIRKRRPEFGELVRFHNYLYGSVSFCRMKTIER; translated from the coding sequence ATGATCGTCGATTTACCGAAGTGGAAACTACCGTACAGGGCTTGGTTGCCGTTCACTTACGGCAACGAAAGTCTCTATTTCGTTGTGTACGGTCATCAAGTTATGGCTCTGTTCGGATTGGCAACTAGTAACACGGCCTGCGACGTGCTCGTGATCGGCCTATGCGTTCACGCGTGCAGCCAGCAGGAGATTTTTAAGCACAGGTTGGAAGAAGCGATACGGAAACGAAGACCCGAATTTGGAGAGCTAGTGCGTTTTCACAACTACTTGTACGGGTCAGTTTCATTTTGTCGAATGAAaaccatcgaacgataa
- the LOC143153031 gene encoding uncharacterized protein LOC143153031, producing MRSVLRPAFNILTCCGCWRPSKWSTMNKRILYRFHTVFMFFLLYSFCASQFLYAMLLVKSADEFSEAIYMFFPTFMACCKIITVLVNHRDIKTMASMLEKGPCKPTNAAEATIQKEFDQRIGSVQYK from the exons atgcgCAGTGTTCTTCGACCAGCGTTCAATATATTAACATGTTGCGGGTGCTGGAGACCATCCAAGTGGTCCACCATGAACAAAAGGATATTGTATAGATTCCATACGGTCTTCATGTTCTTCCTGCTATACAGTTTTTGCGCGTCTCAGTTTCTATACGCGATGCTGCTCGTAAAAAGCGCGGACGAGTTCAGCGAAGCGATTTATATGTTCTTTCCGACGTTTATGGCGTGTTGCAAAATCATCACGGTTCTGGTCAACCACCGAGACATAAAAACGATGGCGAGCATGCTCGAGAAGGGACCCTGTAAGCCGACGAATGCAGCGGAAGCGACGATTCAAAAGGAATTCGACCAAAGAATCGG CTCCGTACAGTACAAGTAG
- the LOC143153355 gene encoding uncharacterized protein LOC143153355 isoform X1, protein MGNSDSQRVHTYRTCYLLLREEILSNTGDHGSLTSLEKGNSPFTKDIVDICFRMRVPYHYRNCYLKTVARMKDVETGHYTRRTMDGDKYCTTWGKNMLPTDV, encoded by the exons ATGGG caATAGCGATTCTCAACGAGTACACACATATCGCACATGCTACCTTTtacttcgcgaagaaattttatcCAACACTGGTGACCACGGATCACTTACATCTTTGGAAAAGGGTAATTCTCCTTTCACGAAAGACATTGTCGATATTTGCTTCCGTATGCGCGTGCCGTACCATTATCGTAATTGCTACCTAA AAACCGTTGCACGTATGAAGGATGTCGAGACCGGACACTATACGCGGAGAACGATGGATGGAGACAAATATTGTACAACATGGGGTAAGAATATGTTACCTACGGAcgtttaa
- the LOC143153355 gene encoding uncharacterized protein LOC143153355 isoform X2 — MGNSDSQRVHTYRTCYLLLREEILSNTGDHGSLTSLEKETVARMKDVETGHYTRRTMDGDKYCTTWGKNMLPTDV, encoded by the exons ATGGG caATAGCGATTCTCAACGAGTACACACATATCGCACATGCTACCTTTtacttcgcgaagaaattttatcCAACACTGGTGACCACGGATCACTTACATCTTTGGAAAAGG AAACCGTTGCACGTATGAAGGATGTCGAGACCGGACACTATACGCGGAGAACGATGGATGGAGACAAATATTGTACAACATGGGGTAAGAATATGTTACCTACGGAcgtttaa
- the LOC143153400 gene encoding odorant receptor 46a-like — MFFLVHSFCASQFLYAMLLVKSADEFSDAIYMFFPTFMACCKIITVLINHRGIKTMASILEKEPCKPTNAAEATIQKEFDKRIGSVSIYYIILVEFSVVCIILRSLLVDLPKWKLPYKAWLPFTYGNESLYFVAYGHQVVALAGLASINAACDVLVIGLCVHACSQQEILKHRLEEAIRKRRPEFGKLVHFHNYLYGKRSIVIVKSSEKIYFYGNTHFQTPFDHFRVRAMGDLRKTEGTKIDDPQILIDTMEMALFLNRYTLMIQEKFKVMLGIQLASSTLVVCFNLYQMSNTPITNPKYLEYVTFMACMTTQSFIYCWYGNELKLKSVEIVEAIFHLDWMFLDQRSKNDLLIIMARAMNPFELTCAYIVTMDVDTFVAILKLSYSTYNLLQRTKEA; from the exons ATGTTCTTCCTGGTACACAGCTTTTGCGCGTCTCAGTTTCTATACGCGATGCTGCTCGTAAAAAGCGCGGACGAGTTCAGCGACGCGATTTATATGTTCTTTCCGACGTTTATGGCGTGTTGCAAAATCATCACGGTTCTGATCAATCACCGAGGCATAAAAACGATGGCGAGCATACTCGAGAAGGAACCCTGTAAGCCGACGAATGCAGCAGAAGCGACGATTCAAAAGGAATTCGACAAAAGAATCGG GAGCGTCTCAATTTATTACATCATTCTGGTGGAGTTCTCGGTCGTATGCATAATTCTGCGATCGCTGCTCGTCGATTTACCGAAGTGGAAACTACCGTACAAGGCCTGGTTACCGTTCACTTACGGCAACGAAAGTCTCTATTTCGTTGCGTACGGTCATCAGGTTGTGGCTCTGGCCGGATTGGCATCTATTAACGCGGCCTGTGACGTGCTCGTGATCGGCCTATGCGTTCACGCGTGCAGCCAGCAAGAGATCTTGAAGCACAGGTTGGAAGAAGCGATACGGAAACGAAGACCCGAATTTGGAAAGCTAGTGCATTTTCACAACTACTTGTACGG AAAGAGAAGTATCGTAATCGTGAAAAGTTCCGAAAAGATATATTTCTACGGAAACACGCATTTCCAAACCCCTTTCGATCAC TTTCGGGTAAGAGCAATGGGGGACCTACGCAAGACTGAAGGA ACAAAAATAGATGATCCTCAAATTCTAATTGACA CAATGGAAATGGCATTGTTCCTAAACAG ATACACTCTCatgatacaagagaaattcaaAGTGATGCTCGGTATCCAGCTTGCGTCGAGTACTCTGGTGGTCTGCTTCAACTTGTACCAAATGTCGAACACGCCGATAACGAATCCCAAGTATTTGGAATACGTCACATTCATGGCCTGCATGACGACTCAGTCTTTCATCTACTGCTGGTACGGGAATGAACTGAAGCTGAAG AGCGTCGAGATCGTGGAAGCGATTTTCCATCTAGATTGGATGTTTCTCGATCAGAGATCCAAGAACGACTTGTTAATCATCATGGCGAGGGCGATGAATCCCTTCGAATTGACTTGCGCGTACATTGTCACGATGGACGTGGACACTTTCGTGGCG ATCCTCAAACTCTCTTATTCGACGTACAATTTACTTCAGAGAACGAAAGAAGCTTAA
- the LOC143153352 gene encoding odorant receptor Or1-like isoform X1 has translation MRSILRPAFNILTCCGCWRPSKWSTMNKRILYSLHMVFMFLLLHSFCASQFLYAILVVKTADEFSDTIYMFFSTFMACCKIVTVLVNHQDIETMTRMLEEKPCKPMNAAEATIQKEFDKRIGTISIYYTILVEIAVISITLPSLLIDLPKRKLLYRAWLPFTYHNRSLYFVAYVHQVVALAGLASMNAGCDVLVIGLCVHACSQQEILKHRLKDAIRKRRPEFGELVRFHDYLYGYTLMIQEKFKVMLGIQLASSTLVVCFNLYQMTNTPIMDPKYLEYVTFMACMTTQSFIYCWYGNELKLKSVEIVEAIFHLDWMFLDQRSKKDLLIIMARAINPFELTCAYVVTMNVDTFVAILKLSYSTYNLLQRTKEA, from the exons ATGCGTAGTATTCTTCGACCAGCGTTCAATATATTAACATGTTGCGGTTGTTGGAGACCATCCAAGTGGTCCACCATGAACAAAAGGATATTGTACAGCCTCCATATGGTTTTCATGTTCCTTTTGCTACACAGCTTTTGCGCTTCTCAATTCCTGTACGCAATACTGGTCGTGAAAACCGCGGACGAATTCAGTGACACCATCTATATGTTCTTCTCGACATTTATGGCATGTTGTAAAATCGTCACAGTTCTGGTGAACCATCAAGACATAGAAACGATGACGAGGATGTTGGAGGAGAAACCCTGTAAACCGATGAATGCAGCAGAAGCGACGATTCAAAAGGAATTCGACAAAAGAATCGG GACCATCTCAATTTATTACACGATTCTGGTGGAGATTGCGGTCATCAGTATAACTTTGCCATCGCTGCTCATTGATTTACCGAAGAGGAAACTGCTGTATAGGGCCTGGTTGCCGTTTACTTACCACAATCGAAGTCTCTATTTTGTCGCGTACGTTCACCAGGTTGTGGCTCTGGCCGGATTGGCATCCATGAATGCGGGCTGTGACGTGCTCGTGATCGGCCTGTGCGTTCACGCGTGCAGCCAACAGGAGATTTTAAAGCACAGATTGAAGGACGCGATACGAAAACGGAGACCCGAATTCGGAGAGCTCGTGCGTTTTCACGACTACTTGTACGG ATACACTCTCatgatacaagagaaattcaaAGTGATGCTCGGTATCCAGCTTGCGTCGAGTACTCTGGTGGTCTGCTTCAACTTGTACCAAATGACGAACACGCCGATAATGGATCCCAAGTATTTGGAATACGTCACGTTCATGGCCTGCATGACGACTCAGTCTTTCATCTACTGCTGGTACGGGAATGAACTGAAACTGAAG AGTGTCGAGATCGTGGAAGCAATTTTCCATCTAGATTGGATGTTTCTCGACCAGCGCTCCAAGAAAGACTTGTTAATCATCATGGCGAGGGCGATAAATCCGTTCGAATTGACTTGCGCATACGTGGTCACGATGAACGTGGACACTTTCGTGGCG ATCCTTAAACTCTCTTATTCGACGTACAATTTACTTCAGAGAACGAAAGAAGCTTAA
- the LOC143153352 gene encoding odorant receptor 46a-like isoform X3 has protein sequence MFFSTFMACCKIVTVLVNHQDIETMTRMLEEKPCKPMNAAEATIQKEFDKRIGTISIYYTILVEIAVISITLPSLLIDLPKRKLLYRAWLPFTYHNRSLYFVAYVHQVVALAGLASMNAGCDVLVIGLCVHACSQQEILKHRLKDAIRKRRPEFGELVRFHDYLYGYTLMIQEKFKVMLGIQLASSTLVVCFNLYQMTNTPIMDPKYLEYVTFMACMTTQSFIYCWYGNELKLKSVEIVEAIFHLDWMFLDQRSKKDLLIIMARAINPFELTCAYVVTMNVDTFVAILKLSYSTYNLLQRTKEA, from the exons ATGTTCTTCTCGACATTTATGGCATGTTGTAAAATCGTCACAGTTCTGGTGAACCATCAAGACATAGAAACGATGACGAGGATGTTGGAGGAGAAACCCTGTAAACCGATGAATGCAGCAGAAGCGACGATTCAAAAGGAATTCGACAAAAGAATCGG GACCATCTCAATTTATTACACGATTCTGGTGGAGATTGCGGTCATCAGTATAACTTTGCCATCGCTGCTCATTGATTTACCGAAGAGGAAACTGCTGTATAGGGCCTGGTTGCCGTTTACTTACCACAATCGAAGTCTCTATTTTGTCGCGTACGTTCACCAGGTTGTGGCTCTGGCCGGATTGGCATCCATGAATGCGGGCTGTGACGTGCTCGTGATCGGCCTGTGCGTTCACGCGTGCAGCCAACAGGAGATTTTAAAGCACAGATTGAAGGACGCGATACGAAAACGGAGACCCGAATTCGGAGAGCTCGTGCGTTTTCACGACTACTTGTACGG ATACACTCTCatgatacaagagaaattcaaAGTGATGCTCGGTATCCAGCTTGCGTCGAGTACTCTGGTGGTCTGCTTCAACTTGTACCAAATGACGAACACGCCGATAATGGATCCCAAGTATTTGGAATACGTCACGTTCATGGCCTGCATGACGACTCAGTCTTTCATCTACTGCTGGTACGGGAATGAACTGAAACTGAAG AGTGTCGAGATCGTGGAAGCAATTTTCCATCTAGATTGGATGTTTCTCGACCAGCGCTCCAAGAAAGACTTGTTAATCATCATGGCGAGGGCGATAAATCCGTTCGAATTGACTTGCGCATACGTGGTCACGATGAACGTGGACACTTTCGTGGCG ATCCTTAAACTCTCTTATTCGACGTACAATTTACTTCAGAGAACGAAAGAAGCTTAA
- the LOC143153352 gene encoding odorant receptor 4-like isoform X4: MLQQESRSRMVISPPIFGKDPELLTIMRTISIYYTILVEIAVISITLPSLLIDLPKRKLLYRAWLPFTYHNRSLYFVAYVHQVVALAGLASMNAGCDVLVIGLCVHACSQQEILKHRLKDAIRKRRPEFGELVRFHDYLYGYTLMIQEKFKVMLGIQLASSTLVVCFNLYQMTNTPIMDPKYLEYVTFMACMTTQSFIYCWYGNELKLKSVEIVEAIFHLDWMFLDQRSKKDLLIIMARAINPFELTCAYVVTMNVDTFVAILKLSYSTYNLLQRTKEA; this comes from the exons ATGCTCCAACAAGAATCTCGAAGTCGAATGGTTATATCACCTCCAATTTTTGGAAAAGACCcagaattattgacaataatgaG GACCATCTCAATTTATTACACGATTCTGGTGGAGATTGCGGTCATCAGTATAACTTTGCCATCGCTGCTCATTGATTTACCGAAGAGGAAACTGCTGTATAGGGCCTGGTTGCCGTTTACTTACCACAATCGAAGTCTCTATTTTGTCGCGTACGTTCACCAGGTTGTGGCTCTGGCCGGATTGGCATCCATGAATGCGGGCTGTGACGTGCTCGTGATCGGCCTGTGCGTTCACGCGTGCAGCCAACAGGAGATTTTAAAGCACAGATTGAAGGACGCGATACGAAAACGGAGACCCGAATTCGGAGAGCTCGTGCGTTTTCACGACTACTTGTACGG ATACACTCTCatgatacaagagaaattcaaAGTGATGCTCGGTATCCAGCTTGCGTCGAGTACTCTGGTGGTCTGCTTCAACTTGTACCAAATGACGAACACGCCGATAATGGATCCCAAGTATTTGGAATACGTCACGTTCATGGCCTGCATGACGACTCAGTCTTTCATCTACTGCTGGTACGGGAATGAACTGAAACTGAAG AGTGTCGAGATCGTGGAAGCAATTTTCCATCTAGATTGGATGTTTCTCGACCAGCGCTCCAAGAAAGACTTGTTAATCATCATGGCGAGGGCGATAAATCCGTTCGAATTGACTTGCGCATACGTGGTCACGATGAACGTGGACACTTTCGTGGCG ATCCTTAAACTCTCTTATTCGACGTACAATTTACTTCAGAGAACGAAAGAAGCTTAA
- the LOC143153352 gene encoding odorant receptor 46a-like isoform X2, translated as MADLFAFFCASQFLYAILVVKTADEFSDTIYMFFSTFMACCKIVTVLVNHQDIETMTRMLEEKPCKPMNAAEATIQKEFDKRIGTISIYYTILVEIAVISITLPSLLIDLPKRKLLYRAWLPFTYHNRSLYFVAYVHQVVALAGLASMNAGCDVLVIGLCVHACSQQEILKHRLKDAIRKRRPEFGELVRFHDYLYGYTLMIQEKFKVMLGIQLASSTLVVCFNLYQMTNTPIMDPKYLEYVTFMACMTTQSFIYCWYGNELKLKSVEIVEAIFHLDWMFLDQRSKKDLLIIMARAINPFELTCAYVVTMNVDTFVAILKLSYSTYNLLQRTKEA; from the exons ATGGCTGACTTATTTGCCTT CTTTTGCGCTTCTCAATTCCTGTACGCAATACTGGTCGTGAAAACCGCGGACGAATTCAGTGACACCATCTATATGTTCTTCTCGACATTTATGGCATGTTGTAAAATCGTCACAGTTCTGGTGAACCATCAAGACATAGAAACGATGACGAGGATGTTGGAGGAGAAACCCTGTAAACCGATGAATGCAGCAGAAGCGACGATTCAAAAGGAATTCGACAAAAGAATCGG GACCATCTCAATTTATTACACGATTCTGGTGGAGATTGCGGTCATCAGTATAACTTTGCCATCGCTGCTCATTGATTTACCGAAGAGGAAACTGCTGTATAGGGCCTGGTTGCCGTTTACTTACCACAATCGAAGTCTCTATTTTGTCGCGTACGTTCACCAGGTTGTGGCTCTGGCCGGATTGGCATCCATGAATGCGGGCTGTGACGTGCTCGTGATCGGCCTGTGCGTTCACGCGTGCAGCCAACAGGAGATTTTAAAGCACAGATTGAAGGACGCGATACGAAAACGGAGACCCGAATTCGGAGAGCTCGTGCGTTTTCACGACTACTTGTACGG ATACACTCTCatgatacaagagaaattcaaAGTGATGCTCGGTATCCAGCTTGCGTCGAGTACTCTGGTGGTCTGCTTCAACTTGTACCAAATGACGAACACGCCGATAATGGATCCCAAGTATTTGGAATACGTCACGTTCATGGCCTGCATGACGACTCAGTCTTTCATCTACTGCTGGTACGGGAATGAACTGAAACTGAAG AGTGTCGAGATCGTGGAAGCAATTTTCCATCTAGATTGGATGTTTCTCGACCAGCGCTCCAAGAAAGACTTGTTAATCATCATGGCGAGGGCGATAAATCCGTTCGAATTGACTTGCGCATACGTGGTCACGATGAACGTGGACACTTTCGTGGCG ATCCTTAAACTCTCTTATTCGACGTACAATTTACTTCAGAGAACGAAAGAAGCTTAA